In Campylobacter porcelli, the sequence CTATAAAGCTAAAAAATAGAATATTTTTCATCAAAACCCTTTTGAATTTTTCTCTAATAATAAATGGCTTAAAAATATTACAAAAAATATTTGACTAAATAATCCAACAAATGGTATTAAGGTAATTATGTAAAATATCACTGAAGCGCTAAAAAATTTAACTCCACCGCCTTTTTGTAAATCAACTTCAAAGATTAATCTATCAGAGGTATTGCTAGCGACATCAATTAGCATAAGGCGATAAAATAGGTAGAAAAATGGCAAATTTAGTATAAAAAGATTGATTACTGGGATAAATAGAAGTGGGATACAAATTAGAAAAATTAGTATAAATTTGATAAATGTGATAAAGATTAAATTTAATACTCTAATGTTGCTTGGCTCTGGGGTTGTGTTGTAATTATA encodes:
- a CDS encoding EI24 domain-containing protein, whose translation is MNSVIKRSFADFLSLRFILLSILPLVVSLASLIGLVVLFGDDIFAAFAKPQIQTYASGDGFIAWLISLSLVQFIITSSFYVISIFLAIILSVAIAAVITGFLTPYIVKFINQKYYNYNTTPEPSNIRVLNLIFITFIKFILIFLICIPLLFIPVINLFILNLPFFYLFYRLMLIDVASNTSDRLIFEVDLQKGGGVKFFSASVIFYIITLIPFVGLFSQIFFVIFLSHLLLEKNSKGF